agagtgtgtgtgtgtgtgtgtgtgtgtatgtgtgagagaagtgtgtgtgtgtgtgtgtgtgtgagtgtgtgagagagtgtgtgtgtgtgtgtgtgtgtgtgtgaaagtgtgtgtgtgtgtgtgagagtgtgtgaaagtgtgtgtgtgcgtgtgtgtgtgtgtgtgtgtatgtgtgtgagagtgtgtgtgaagagtgtgtgtgtgtatgtgagagtgcatgtgtgtgtgtgagagtgtgtgtgtgtatgtgtgtgagagagtgtgtgagagagtgtgtgtgtgtgtgtgtgtgtgagaggtgtgtgtgtgtgtgtgtgtgtgtgaggtgagagtgtgtgtgtgtgtgtggtgtgtgagagagagagtgtgtgtgtgtatacatgtgctTTAGtcactgaatttttttttttcatacttgaCCAGTGAAGTTTTAAAGCCTCAAATGCAATCTTCACTTGTGTCACTGAATATTGtttcctgtctgcctgtctgtctgtctgcctgtcggtctgtcggtctgtctgtctgtgtaaatCCATGTTCCGTcacagacatcatcatcatgatcatcatGATCATCAGGTGCTTTAATGACaaatataataaacataaatatctgGAACAGGAACCTTcttaattttcaaaaacattttaaaagaatgtgcttaattgtattttttttaaatgtaaataaacaacatttaatctATGTAATCTACTCTGTAATCTACTCTGTAATCTACCGTGGTTTTGCTTCttcccccaaaaaaatcacCTACTTTACCCTGAAAAGACTAAAAAACTATATTACAATAAATttgttaaacattttaaaaagaaaaaaaatcacaataaaaaagacatCATTGTATTTTAAgattacaataaatacaaaaaggTATTTAGAAAGctacaaaagcacatttttagaATATGTCACCAACATAAAAACGTACAAATAAAAGTACGAGTTTCtctgcagtaaaaaaataaatgagttaaatgacaaaaaagtaactcaatttaaaataattagcaaataaagttataaaatgTTGTAACCTGAAAGATTTTCTCTTCTAATATTAGCAAAACTAGAAATAATACAGTTAAAAACATTGAACATAAAAAACGCCACGTTATGTCACAGAACAGTGttctaaaaatattttataatatactTTACAAACTGTCACGACGTTAAATATACGCAACATAAATGATTACTTTTTAATGAACTTCAAAATGTCACGTTATTATTTTCTTGCGGACAAATGAAGGCGTCATTTAGGGATCGTTATAAATCACAAGCTGCTTTTCTCCATTTTTCCCACAAATGACGATggattctttctttctctttctctgggttggttttgatgtttttaagtcTGTATGAAAGGTGTTttagaatgaaaagaaaaagattgtttcaCAGTCAGATTTCACTGCACTATTGGGTGAATAACGTGTTAGCAGTCGCTCCACGTAGCAACAATCAAACTGCTCATGCCTGTCTGACTGCAGTTGTTTGTGTGGCCTCAGGACAGTACACCGTGATGATGGCCCACTTCTACCTGAAGAGGAAGATTGGATATTTTGTCATTCAGACGTATATGCCCTGCTTCATGACGGTAATCCTGTCCCAGGTGTCCTTCTGGCTGAACAGAGAGTCGGTTCCTGCGAGGACAGTCTTTGGTGAGTGAAGACgctttgtttaaaacaacagagagcgagaaaaagactccttttttatttatctgtgtaaTATTCACCTGTCATGTTCAGCACAGGGACGATGAGGGAGCAGAGGTCGTTTACTTGTTCACAGATAAAGTCTGAAAATGTGACGCAGAAATACACAGACTCCGagtgctgtgaggctgcagtaccactgatggacacggagggagacacagagcaggactgtagctaaaccagctctgttTTAGTGTGTACAGTTTGTCAATACCATGTCACTTCCTGGAAGTCAACTAAGGAAGAGTTTACGTTTATATTCTTGCAgaccagaatgtgtgtgtgacagtgcatGAGGAGGAGGCATGTTAACATGGTTTCTCAACATGTTTGTTGGACAGGAAACTTAATAATTTACATCAATATTCTGCAAAAACATCGGACAAATTAAGACCCTCCTGGACGTCGGTCCTCATTGAAGCAAGCAgaccagaatgtgtgtgtttagcagaGCATTTAACCTGCTTTTAATCCGACTTATTGAACACTTTTGTCACTCTGTGACACATTTCaatgagatgtttttttatttatatcacttTAAACATGGTTCCGCCCCTTTGTTTGCGAGCAGGAGTGACCACGGTGTTGACCATGACCACGCTCAGCATCAGTGCCAGGAACTCGCTGCCTAAAGTGGCCTACGCCACCGCGATGGACTGGTTCATCGCCGTCTGCTACGCTTTCGTGTTCTCGGCGCTGATTGAGTTTGCCACAGTGAACTATTTCACCAAGAGGAGCTGGGCCTGGGACGGGAAGAAGGCTCTGGAGGCGCAACATCCCAAAGTAAGTCTACGCTCAAAATATTATTCTGTTCATGTTATTcattttttgctgttgttgggTAATGGTCTAGATTGTTGGGTAATGGTctaatgcaggggtgtcaaactcatttttgttcaggggccacatacagtacaatttgatctcaagtgggccggaccagtataaatagtaaaataatcgtaatcgtagtgtgaaattttaacaaattcatcctgtgggccagattggaccctctggcgggccggatctggcccccgggccatatgtttgacacccctggtctaatgGGTGATAGTCTAGATTGTTGGGTAATGGTATGGTAATAATGGGTAATGGTTAATGGGTATGGGGTAATGGTTTAATGGGTAATGGTCTAAATTGTTGGGTAGTGGTCTAGATTGTTGGGTAATGGTCTAATGGGTAATGGTCTAGATTGTTGGGTAATGGTATAGATGTTTGGGTTATGGTCTAAATTGTTGGGTAATGTTGGGGGCagtccgtggccaagtggaaagggaacttggcctGGAGGGTCGTCGGTTCACGTCCCCACCAggccaaaagggctggggtacccctgagcaaggtacccaaccctcattgctccctgggcgctactcagtgtggcagcccactgctcctaattctaggatgggtcaaatgcagagaaataattaaaagtatatatatatatataaaaaaaaataatgatctaAATTGTTGGGTAATGTTATACTGGtgggggccccctggtggccatcaCTGACCTTGCTGTTCCGCTGACGTCCGTCTCTCTCCGCAGAAACGTGACCCCATGATTCTGTCGAAAAAGCCCAACAACGTTTGCTCGGCCGGCAGTGGCGGCGTCAACTACACGCCCAACCTGACCAAGGACATATCCATCTCCACCATCTCCAACATGACGTCGGTGCAGCTCCGCACCTCTGAGGCCAAGATGGTGGACCCCAAGAAGACGTACAACAGCGTGAGCAAGATTGACAAGATGTCACGGATAGTGTTCCCCGTCCTCTTTGGAACCTTCAACCTCGTGTACTGGGCCACGTACCTGAACAGAGAACCCGTGGTGAAAGGAGTCGCCGCCTCAACGTAATCGCTCTCTctattttttgatttgttttatctgGAGCGCGTGGACTTAGAGGACTCGTTGTAAGGTCttgacaagaaaagaaaaaaatataaacaaatatctgcGCTTGAAGAACAAAAACTATACTCAACTATCTAATTCAAGCACTTGGAATGGATGCAAGGCTGCGACAGAATCTCCTTCTCCCCTGAACTTCATGGCCTGAAAAACTG
The Solea senegalensis isolate Sse05_10M unplaced genomic scaffold, IFAPA_SoseM_1 scf7180000016253, whole genome shotgun sequence genome window above contains:
- the LOC122762934 gene encoding gamma-aminobutyric acid receptor subunit alpha-5-like, translating into MEMLPLNNLLASNIWTPDTFFLNGKKSIAHNMTTPNKLLRLTEDGTLLYTMRLTISAECPMQLEDFPMDAHACPLKFGSYAYPVSEVVYTWTDGAALSVVVEKDGSRLNQYHLIGQTAGTEDIHTSRGQYTVMMAHFYLKRKIGYFVIQTYMPCFMTVILSQVSFWLNRESVPARTVFGVTTVLTMTTLSISARNSLPKVAYATAMDWFIAVCYAFVFSALIEFATVNYFTKRSWAWDGKKALEAQHPKKRDPMILSKKPNNVCSAGSGGVNYTPNLTKDISISTISNMTSVQLRTSEAKMVDPKKTYNSVSKIDKMSRIVFPVLFGTFNLVYWATYLNREPVVKGVAAST